In one Caldisericaceae bacterium genomic region, the following are encoded:
- the cas5b gene encoding type I-B CRISPR-associated protein Cas5b codes for MDLLIFDVIGKMAHFRKYYTNSSSLSYYFPPRTALTGLIAGIIGMQRDTYYEIFSSNKTRIAISIKTPLRKIIQTVNYVWAEIPDELNLSKGQHTQIPVEIVIPDSFEENIRYRVFFSHEDRKILDKVCFVVKDQKFVYPPYLGISEFTAKIEFVDYVNSIHEEHGKTTLDSILNIKYLDNGALEPSYDSLYIKEMTPFEFDKERNLINSPAYFIVEVKSGKITVQLNKPYYKVLHRKGEENILFME; via the coding sequence ATGGATCTTCTCATATTTGATGTTATAGGAAAAATGGCACATTTTAGAAAATACTATACCAATTCATCCTCCTTATCTTATTATTTTCCTCCAAGGACCGCTCTTACGGGACTCATTGCTGGAATAATCGGCATGCAAAGAGATACATACTATGAGATTTTTTCTTCAAATAAAACAAGAATTGCAATTTCAATTAAAACTCCTCTAAGAAAGATCATACAAACTGTGAATTATGTTTGGGCAGAAATACCTGATGAGCTGAATTTGAGTAAAGGCCAGCATACACAGATTCCTGTTGAGATTGTAATCCCAGATTCATTTGAAGAGAACATCCGCTACAGAGTTTTCTTCTCTCATGAGGACCGCAAAATCTTAGATAAGGTTTGTTTTGTAGTGAAAGATCAGAAGTTTGTTTATCCCCCTTATCTTGGTATAAGTGAATTTACAGCTAAAATTGAATTTGTCGATTATGTAAATTCTATTCATGAGGAACATGGGAAAACAACCCTTGACTCTATCTTGAATATCAAATATTTAGATAATGGAGCTTTAGAGCCTTCTTACGACTCTCTCTATATAAAGGAAATGACACCTTTTGAATTCGATAAGGAAAGAAACTTGATTAACTCTCCTGCTTATTTCATTGTGGAAGTCAAGAGCGGAAAAATTACAGTGCAACTCAACAAGCCCTATTAT